The Alteromonas macleodii ATCC 27126 genome segment GGCAACTTGGCTGCAAATTTATACCTTCCAAAAGGTATTGCTAATCCACCAGTGGTCGTTGTTACGGGTGCATGGACATCTGTAAAAGAGCAAATGCCAGCCGTTTATGCAACAGCACTAGCAGAGAGAGGCTACGCCGCTATTACATTTGATTTTAGAGGTTGGGGAGCGTCAAGTGATACCGATGACAACCAAACCGCGTACCTTGAAGATCCTGTTCGTAAAACGCAAGATATACAGGCTGTTATCAAAGCGCTGTCAAACGTCGCGCAGGTGGACAACAGCCGTATTGCTGGCTTGGCCATTTGTGCCTCAGCGGGCTATATGCTTGATGCTGCGGTTCAAAATACTCAATCAAGCCAAAATACACGGTTAGGTGCGGTGGCAGTAGTGGCCCCCTGGTTACACGATGAAGCAATGGCAACAGCTATTTATGGCGGTGAAGAAAATCGCAATCAATTACTTGCGTTAGCAGCGGCAGAGAAAGACAAATCCGAGCCATTAGTTATTGAAGCGGCAAGTTTAACCAATGAAAACGCCTTGATGTATAACGCACCTTACTACACTGAGCAATCACGAGGTTTGTTGCCTGCCTACGACAACAAATTCAACGTGACGTCATGGAGCGGTTGGCTTAATTATAATGCGCAGTTAAGTGCATCAAAACAGACTATACCGGTTTTAATGGTTGCATCAGAGGCGATGGCGCTGCCACAAGGTGCACATCAGTATTTGGAAAACGCGACTGATTCGGTAAATGCAATTTGGCTAGATAACATCAATCAATTTGACTTCTACGACCAACCTGAAGCCGTTGAAAAAGCCGTTAACGCCGTAGTTTCCCACTTCGACAGCGCTTTGTAAGACGAGTATTTACCTATTAAAGGCTCAGAAATGAAATTTAAAGCCATAATTTGTGTCATGTTAGTTGGAGTTTTTACTATGGGCCATGCTGCCACATCCCATTCGAGCCGGGATAAAGACATTGCAAGTATTCACAGCAACCTGAATAGCTTTTCAGCATTAGCTGACAACAATGCTTATGAATACTTAACCTTACTGTTTGCCCCAAATGTAACAACAGACTACACCAGTTTGTTTGGGGGAGAAGCGGTAACCCAAAAACGTGAGATCTTAATGCAAAACTGGGCGGCTTTTTTGCCTGGTTTTGACAAAACATTTCACAACTTGGGAAACCCCAGTATTAATCGAAAAGAAGATATAGCGTTTGCTAACGTGCCATTTACTGCCAGTCATTGGCTAGGGCATGATGGTTTTTGGCAAGTTTCGGGCATCTACCACTTCACTTTTAGAAAGATAGAAGGGCAATGGCTGATTACTTCAGTGACACTAGAAAAGAGAGAGGAGGCGGGCAGTCGCGATATTTTAGCGATTGCGCCAGAAAATGCGAAAGACCGCTTGGCGGATCTGCAGCAGCTTAAAAACGATACGCTAGTGCACTGAAAGCAAACGAGTTACTAACACCTGTTGAGATTTGATGCACAGTAAAGAACAACAGGCTAGTGTCAAACGGCGTGTTTTTCTTCAAGAAAGTCGATTAAGGCCCTAATTCTTTGGGCCTTTTGACTATGTTGCTGAAAATACATAAATAGCCCTGAATAAGGAAACCAGTTCTCTTTAAGTACGGGAACAAGCTCGCCAGTTTGAAATAATTCATCCACCATAGGTTCAACAATTCTTCCTATACCTAACCCTTTTTTGGCAGCATCAATCATCAAATCTGTATCGTTGACTACCATAGCAATCGGCATTGAAACACTCACAGCTTGCTGGTTTTGCCACAGATGAAGTGGCGCAAGTTTGTTAGAGGTAATAAAACGATATTGAATGAGCTTGTGTTGCTGAAGGCTATCAATAGACGAGGGAAGGCCATACTTTTTAGCGTAGTGAGGTGAGCAGAACAAACATTCTTTAGTGGCATTAGTTAATCGCTTTGCCACCATGCCTTCTTCTATCCTATCACCAAAGCGAATACCCACATCCATCCCATCGGTAATCAAATTTACGGCTGCATCGTTTATCGATACCTCAAGCTTTAAGTCTGGATAGCGCTCGCAAAACTCTTGGTAATAAGGCGCCAAAAGCTGTTGGAAGGCGAAGCGAGGAGTGGTAATACGAACCGTGCCCCTAGGGGTATAGCTAAGGGCGTTGACCTCTTCAAATGCAATATCTAACGTGTCGATAGCATGATGAGTTTGCTGCTTAAGTAACTTTCCCGCATCGGTTAATTCAACTCTACGCGTGGTTCGATTGAACAAAGGAACGCCCACACTTGCTTCTAGAGATTTAAGCGCGTGGCTTACAGACGGCGGTGCCATTTCTAACTGGCGAGCAGCGCCACTAATACTGCCTTCATCGGCAATAGCATGAAAAACAATAAGTTGTTGAAATGTGGTGCCGTTCACTTATAGCGCCTCTTGAAAGACTAACTTACAAAATTGATCAAACTGCTTCAAGCCTGAAATTTTGTCTAAATTTTAATTGTTAGTTTTAAACTAATAATCTTTGAGTTAATCATCATCTAAAACTAAAGGTTGTTCAAGCATAAACTTCTATCTGTTCACTTTGAACCAACCATAAAATTATCACGCAAAGGTAGAAGTAATGAGTAAAGTATTAGTTATCTCCGGCCATCCTAATTTAGACCAGTCCAATGCTAATAGCGCTATTTTGCAAAGCCTGACTAAGCGCATAGACGACATTGAAGTTAGACGTTTGGACACCCTTTATTCTAACAACCCAATTGATGTAGAGGCAGAGCAAAAAGCCTTGCTTGAAGCTGAGGTAATTGTGCTGCAGTTTCCTTTCTACTGGTATTCTGTACCAGCTTTACTTAAGCGCTGGATTGACCAAGTATTTACTTATAATTTTGCGTTTGGCCCTGAAGGAGACAAGCTGGCGAATAAGCACTTTTTACTGTCCATTTCGGTAGGTGGCCCAAAAGAGTCTTATGGACCGCTAGGCTATAACCATTTCAGTGTGGAAGAGTTTTTACGCCCGCTAGAACAGCTCGCTTATCTTGCAAAAATGCAGTACCACAAGCCAATTTACAGCCATCGCATGGTGTACATTGAAGGTGTTTACAACACGCTTTCAGACGTTCAGGCCCGTGGTGATCAACATGGTAAGCGGGTAGCCGATGCTATTGATGTTTTGATGAACTCACCAGAATTGCGTATCAAACAGTTTGTAACGACGTGGTTTGGGCAGTTCGATCAATTACCGGCGTCAAGTGAAGCTTTTCTATCGAATCTCAGCGAGGAGGTTGTCTGGCAAGCGCCAGAGGGACGATTTCAAGGGCATGCTGGATTCAACGACTGGTACGCGTGGGCACGCAAGACGTTTAAACCTAACTGTGAGCACCGTGTAGATCAAATTGATATCAAACCCGATGCTGATTCAGCGAAGCCCAATGGATTTATAGTAGACCTTCGAATTAACCTTCGCGCTGACACATTTGAGTCGTCTGACTTTAATGGGGAATCGGTTGAGGTACAGGTAAAAGAGCGCTGGCATGTGCATATTGATACCGAAGGTAAAGTAATCATCGACAGTTACGTTGTTAGTCCTTTGTAGGGATTAACAACGTGCTAAAAACTCAAAACCAGAATTTAAAACCAATACAAAAAGCATTTAAAAAGTTAGGCGAGACAATGAATAAACCTATTCCAATTACAAGAAAAGCGTATCAGTCTCTGGCGTTAATTGTGCTCTCTGGCATGGGCATTACCGCTTCGTTTAGCGAAGCCGTGGCAAACGAAGCAATCGGGGCGCTTTATTCAAGTAAGTTTGAAAGCAACATAAATCAGAACCTAACACCGCTGCACAAAGCAGTGTGGGAGAACGATATACAGCGTGTTAAGGCACTTATAGATAGCGGCGCAGATGTTAACGCACTCGATAGATTAATGGGGGTAGCACCGCTTCATCTGGCCGTTCAAGGAAGGAATTTAGACCTTGTTAAACTGCTTGTGAAAGAGGGAGCATTCGTAAACTTGCAGTCAGTACGCCTAGGCGGAACGCCACTGCTATTGGCCGTGTGGCACAGAAATATTCCCGCAGTGGAATATTTATTAAGCTTGCCCGACATCGATACCACCGTTATTTCAGCGGCAGGCGCTACAGCTCTTGGGTTTAATCGAAGCGGTACAAAAGCAAACGATAAAGCGTTAAATGAAGATGTTGCCACTATTAACGCGCTATTTGCGGCTCATAAAGAGAAAACGCTGCAGCAAGCGCAAGAAAAAGCAGCCATTTATATGATCGTTGCTAACCAAGCGCTGTCTGAAGAAGAAATGGTAGCTGAAATAAAAGTGCTGCTAGAAAAAGGGTATGACGTTAATGCGGTTGCGCCTGTATTGAAACAAGGCAGTGATTTTCATAGCGCGCTGCTGCTTGCAGCGATGAAAGGCTACCTGAAAGTAGCAAAGCTGTTGCTAGATAACGGCGCAGATCAAACGCTTACCGGCGCCTACATGGCCGCAATTGCATTACACAAAGCCGCATATTTTGGGCGTGCAGACATGCTGAAGTTACTTAGTCAATATCCTGGCTTTCAGGAAGTGCTTAACGCGCAAGGTCCTAACAACGGGTATACACCGCTTCATGACGCAGTGTGGCATGGGCATTTAGAGGCAGCAAAAGTGTTGGTGGAAGCAGGAGCTAGATTAGATTTGAAAGGTTATGATGGCAATACACCAGAGCAGCTTGCAAGGCAAAACGGTTATTCTATGATTGCTGAATACCTAGAAAATACGCGAAGCAAGAGGGGAAATGCCCCGCGTAGGTGAAGTGAAAAAAAGTACTAATCTGTAACGCTAAATTTTGACGACGTTCTTACGTACACAATGGTTTCGCTTTCGTTAGCGCCCTCAACAGAATGATTTGCAGCAGTTGATGATTCAATATAACTTCCTGCATTTAATTCAATCTGTCTGGAAGTGTTGTTTTGGGTATAATTGAGACTACCCTTGATAACCACTGCCTTGAATTCATCACCATTAGATTTTATTGAACCTTTAAATCCTTTTGGAAGCTTGACAAGGGTGCCGTATACACTACTTGTCTCGCCCCACAAATAGGCAACAGAAACACCGTTGGCCGCTATATTTACAAGGTCGCTTTTTTGTAGCCACACCATATTGTCTGCATGAACGTTTATTGGCCTTTCGCCGTTGTCAAAATGTTCTTTTGATGGCTTTACAAGGTATGGGCCTTCATCAATTTCCAGGTAAATCAGGTTGGTTTTGTCGTTTGCCGCAGTGGTGTGATCTTCACCTGCAGGTTGAGTCCAAAACGAACCTGTTGGCATCCACATCTTTGCTGCGTTTGGATCGTCATTGTGCATTTCACCTTCAATCACAATACCTCTATAGGTTATGTTGTGAATGTGCGGTGGCGATTCAAAGCCTTTGTTAAATCGCACTAACATCCCCGTTGCCGTGTCTTTTGTTCGGTCTCCCCACAAGTCTGCTGCCCCGGGGCTTTTGTCGCCACGGGCTGGATTTAAGTAACCCCATTCGACATCTTTAGCTGCAATAACTTTGTCTTGTGCGTGTGCGCCGGGTACAAGGAGAAAACAGGTGCTCAATAATAGCGATGCTATTGTCAGTTTGTTTCGTTTCGTTGGTTTCATTCAAACCTCCTAATTGTTGGTCGTAGGTTTTATTTAACAGGCAGGCACAGTCTATTATTTCGAATAAGTCTCATAAACGACCAAAATCAATAAAGACTTTCCTGAAAATGTGGATAATAGAGGTGATCCATTTTGCTTTGTCTTTCTTGCCATGAAATCAAAAGAGTGAAATAAACGTTGAGGGAAGTATGAAAACCGAAGACCTGTCTGTGTTTGTAAAGGTGGCTGAAGTGGGCTCGATAACCACTGCTGCGATAAAACTTGATATTAGCTCATCTGCTGCAAGTATGGCGGTTAAACGTTTAGAAGAGCAGCTTGGCGTAGCGCTATTCGTGCGAAGTACACGCAAAATTCGATTGTCACCTGAAGGAGAGCAGTATTTGCCTATGGCAAAGCAAGCACTCGACACCTTACAGCAGGGCCTTGCATTAGTAACAGAGCAGAAGCAGAGCATTCACGGTGAGCTTCGCATGGCGATGTCTTCGGAAATGGGTCGCAACTTAATGCGTGAACTGCTAAATAAAGTGCAGCGCGAAAATCCAGAACTTTCATTGCGATTACATGTGAGCGACAGTCGGGTGGACTTCTACCGCGATGGTGTAGATGTAGCACTAAGAGCCATGACAAAAGACGCGGTTAAAGAATCGCAGATGTATGGTTTTAAAGTGTGCAATATTCCGCATGTGATTTGCGCGTCTCCCGATTATTTAGAAAGAAACGGTGAGCCTACAACTTTGACTGATTTAGCGCAGCACAACGCACTTCTTTATAAGCTCTACGACCAAACCCACAATACGTGGGAACTTATCAACGAGGGCGAGAGAGTTAAAGTGAAAGTGAACAGTAATCGCGCTGTGAATGACGGTGATATTGTTCGGCGCTGGTGCGTAGATGGAGAGGGGATCGCTAAAAAGTCATGTATAGACGTTGCGGGGGATTTACTGAGCGGAAAGCTGCAGCGTATTTTGACTGGTTACCACGTACCGCTAACTGAAATGTGGCTCATGCTGCCTAGCCGGCATCTTATTACGCCAGCGGTAAGATTAATTAGAGATGAATTAAAACAGGTTATTGAAAATAAGCGTCAACGTCTTATTCAAAATCAAATATTAAAAGAGAGTGAATGGCCGCCGTGTGACAACGCCTAATTTAGTTAAAACAATACCTAAACATCATAAACGGAGAGGCTTTAAAAGCCTCTCCTTAAACCTTAAAAGCGATAGGCGGCGGTAAGTCTAAAGCGCTGAGGCGCGCCAGGTTCAACCCACACATCTGCGAAAGAGTTAGTATAAAACTCTTCATCAAACAGGT includes the following:
- a CDS encoding alpha/beta hydrolase is translated as MLKPTITVIAQSLLISPLVILQPGISHAQQPSQTDALNQARASIEQLSANQAQLSSEIKNSHRQYNQQGFQMENITLNTEVGNLAANLYLPKGIANPPVVVVTGAWTSVKEQMPAVYATALAERGYAAITFDFRGWGASSDTDDNQTAYLEDPVRKTQDIQAVIKALSNVAQVDNSRIAGLAICASAGYMLDAAVQNTQSSQNTRLGAVAVVAPWLHDEAMATAIYGGEENRNQLLALAAAEKDKSEPLVIEAASLTNENALMYNAPYYTEQSRGLLPAYDNKFNVTSWSGWLNYNAQLSASKQTIPVLMVASEAMALPQGAHQYLENATDSVNAIWLDNINQFDFYDQPEAVEKAVNAVVSHFDSAL
- a CDS encoding nuclear transport factor 2 family protein; amino-acid sequence: MKFKAIICVMLVGVFTMGHAATSHSSRDKDIASIHSNLNSFSALADNNAYEYLTLLFAPNVTTDYTSLFGGEAVTQKREILMQNWAAFLPGFDKTFHNLGNPSINRKEDIAFANVPFTASHWLGHDGFWQVSGIYHFTFRKIEGQWLITSVTLEKREEAGSRDILAIAPENAKDRLADLQQLKNDTLVH
- a CDS encoding LysR family transcriptional regulator, whose translation is MNGTTFQQLIVFHAIADEGSISGAARQLEMAPPSVSHALKSLEASVGVPLFNRTTRRVELTDAGKLLKQQTHHAIDTLDIAFEEVNALSYTPRGTVRITTPRFAFQQLLAPYYQEFCERYPDLKLEVSINDAAVNLITDGMDVGIRFGDRIEEGMVAKRLTNATKECLFCSPHYAKKYGLPSSIDSLQQHKLIQYRFITSNKLAPLHLWQNQQAVSVSMPIAMVVNDTDLMIDAAKKGLGIGRIVEPMVDELFQTGELVPVLKENWFPYSGLFMYFQQHSQKAQRIRALIDFLEEKHAV
- a CDS encoding NAD(P)H-dependent oxidoreductase; the encoded protein is MSKVLVISGHPNLDQSNANSAILQSLTKRIDDIEVRRLDTLYSNNPIDVEAEQKALLEAEVIVLQFPFYWYSVPALLKRWIDQVFTYNFAFGPEGDKLANKHFLLSISVGGPKESYGPLGYNHFSVEEFLRPLEQLAYLAKMQYHKPIYSHRMVYIEGVYNTLSDVQARGDQHGKRVADAIDVLMNSPELRIKQFVTTWFGQFDQLPASSEAFLSNLSEEVVWQAPEGRFQGHAGFNDWYAWARKTFKPNCEHRVDQIDIKPDADSAKPNGFIVDLRINLRADTFESSDFNGESVEVQVKERWHVHIDTEGKVIIDSYVVSPL
- a CDS encoding ankyrin repeat domain-containing protein; its protein translation is MNKPIPITRKAYQSLALIVLSGMGITASFSEAVANEAIGALYSSKFESNINQNLTPLHKAVWENDIQRVKALIDSGADVNALDRLMGVAPLHLAVQGRNLDLVKLLVKEGAFVNLQSVRLGGTPLLLAVWHRNIPAVEYLLSLPDIDTTVISAAGATALGFNRSGTKANDKALNEDVATINALFAAHKEKTLQQAQEKAAIYMIVANQALSEEEMVAEIKVLLEKGYDVNAVAPVLKQGSDFHSALLLAAMKGYLKVAKLLLDNGADQTLTGAYMAAIALHKAAYFGRADMLKLLSQYPGFQEVLNAQGPNNGYTPLHDAVWHGHLEAAKVLVEAGARLDLKGYDGNTPEQLARQNGYSMIAEYLENTRSKRGNAPRR
- a CDS encoding DUF4437 domain-containing protein → MKPTKRNKLTIASLLLSTCFLLVPGAHAQDKVIAAKDVEWGYLNPARGDKSPGAADLWGDRTKDTATGMLVRFNKGFESPPHIHNITYRGIVIEGEMHNDDPNAAKMWMPTGSFWTQPAGEDHTTAANDKTNLIYLEIDEGPYLVKPSKEHFDNGERPINVHADNMVWLQKSDLVNIAANGVSVAYLWGETSSVYGTLVKLPKGFKGSIKSNGDEFKAVVIKGSLNYTQNNTSRQIELNAGSYIESSTAANHSVEGANESETIVYVRTSSKFSVTD
- a CDS encoding LysR family transcriptional regulator, whose amino-acid sequence is MKTEDLSVFVKVAEVGSITTAAIKLDISSSAASMAVKRLEEQLGVALFVRSTRKIRLSPEGEQYLPMAKQALDTLQQGLALVTEQKQSIHGELRMAMSSEMGRNLMRELLNKVQRENPELSLRLHVSDSRVDFYRDGVDVALRAMTKDAVKESQMYGFKVCNIPHVICASPDYLERNGEPTTLTDLAQHNALLYKLYDQTHNTWELINEGERVKVKVNSNRAVNDGDIVRRWCVDGEGIAKKSCIDVAGDLLSGKLQRILTGYHVPLTEMWLMLPSRHLITPAVRLIRDELKQVIENKRQRLIQNQILKESEWPPCDNA